The Sulfurimonas lithotrophica genome includes a region encoding these proteins:
- a CDS encoding ankyrin repeat domain-containing protein → MNKWIELLKNNDYIGVKQYIKNGADINDENEIGESVLAVALRNHCDDDLIKILIQSGADVYDFDNEGVSIFDMAITYNNIDLVKYIIEKGIDVNKATRKSGFTPLMCAACYGRVEIVSILLEHGADKNAMDTKGFSALDFARKMNKKSVLDILGFDKELPQNRNYTR, encoded by the coding sequence ATGAATAAGTGGATTGAATTATTAAAAAATAATGATTATATAGGTGTAAAACAATATATAAAAAACGGAGCTGATATAAATGATGAAAATGAGATAGGAGAATCTGTACTTGCAGTTGCACTAAGAAATCATTGTGATGATGATTTAATTAAGATACTTATACAAAGTGGTGCGGATGTATATGATTTTGATAATGAAGGAGTTAGTATTTTTGATATGGCAATTACTTACAATAATATCGATTTGGTTAAGTATATAATTGAAAAAGGTATTGATGTAAATAAAGCAACAAGAAAAAGTGGTTTTACTCCTTTAATGTGTGCAGCATGTTATGGAAGAGTTGAAATAGTTTCAATTCTATTAGAACACGGTGCAGATAAAAATGCGATGGATACGAAAGGTTTTTCCGCTCTTGATTTTGCCAGAAAAATGAATAAAAAATCTGTTTTAGATATTCTGGGATTTGATAAAGAATTGCCGCAAAATAGGAATTATACTAGATAA
- a CDS encoding TatD family hydrolase: MIIDTHIHLDDKRYANDLEDVIKRAKDAGVDRFIIPGADADTLEYAIEISQKYDDVYFAVGIHPYDLDGFDESVFDKYVRHEKCVAIGECGLDYYRLEGSNEEKELEKSKQKEVFIKQIKLAKKYKKPLIIHIRDASVDSKQILLNQNAGEVGGVLHCFNADEQLLSLSKDGFYFGIGGVITFKNAKKLVNVLPKIPLDKLLIETDGPYLTPSPHRGERNESSYTKFIVQKISEILDIEINEVKKTTTQNALKLFFN, encoded by the coding sequence ATGATAATTGATACACACATCCACTTGGATGATAAGAGATATGCAAATGATTTGGAAGATGTGATAAAAAGAGCAAAAGACGCAGGAGTTGATAGATTTATAATCCCAGGTGCCGATGCAGATACTTTAGAATATGCCATTGAGATATCTCAGAAATATGACGATGTTTATTTTGCTGTTGGAATTCACCCTTATGATTTAGATGGTTTTGATGAAAGCGTGTTTGATAAATATGTAAGACATGAAAAATGTGTAGCTATCGGGGAGTGCGGGCTTGATTATTATCGTTTAGAAGGTAGTAATGAAGAAAAAGAGCTAGAAAAATCTAAGCAAAAAGAGGTTTTTATAAAACAGATTAAGTTAGCGAAAAAATATAAAAAGCCTTTGATAATACATATTAGAGATGCTTCTGTCGATTCAAAACAGATATTATTAAATCAAAATGCAGGAGAAGTCGGTGGTGTACTGCACTGTTTTAATGCAGATGAACAACTTCTTAGTTTAAGTAAAGATGGTTTTTACTTTGGAATAGGCGGTGTTATAACATTTAAAAATGCTAAAAAACTTGTAAATGTGTTACCAAAAATACCACTCGATAAATTATTGATAGAAACGGACGGGCCATATCTTACTCCAAGTCCGCATAGAGGGGAAAGAAACGAGTCTTCATATACTAAATTTATAGTGCAAAAAATATCTGAAATTTTAGACATTGAAATCAACGAAGTAAAAAAAACAACAACACAAAATGCTTTAAAACTTTTTTTCAACTAA
- a CDS encoding NAD(+)/NADH kinase encodes MKSIKFNKVGIVLRPGSPELKTSFEKIRNTLNKHDVEVDLEKNSAEMISLDGIEFEELCKQSDFLITVGGDGTLISTARKSLSFEIPILGIHAGRLGFLSDVNIEAFDDFFSQMLNGKYRIDERAILEAILNKGLKEEKRYAFNDVVLTRSSVPQMIHIETLVDSRPFNTYYGDGVIVSTPTGSTAYNLSAGGPVMFPLTNVFALTPICPHSLTQRPVVLPGKYPIEMKTSSERALVIFDGQDTVELGLGESIDIKLASKMVKLIHKEDFNYFEILKEKLSWGD; translated from the coding sequence TTGAAGAGTATAAAATTTAATAAAGTCGGGATTGTTTTAAGACCAGGAAGTCCGGAATTAAAGACAAGTTTTGAAAAAATTAGAAATACACTTAATAAACATGATGTTGAAGTTGATTTAGAAAAAAACAGTGCAGAAATGATCTCTTTGGATGGAATTGAATTTGAAGAGTTATGCAAACAAAGTGATTTTTTAATAACTGTAGGCGGTGACGGTACTTTAATTTCAACTGCCAGAAAGTCTTTATCTTTTGAAATACCTATACTCGGTATTCATGCAGGAAGACTTGGATTTTTATCTGATGTAAACATAGAAGCTTTTGATGATTTTTTTTCACAGATGCTAAATGGAAAATATAGAATAGATGAAAGAGCGATTCTCGAAGCTATTTTAAACAAAGGACTAAAAGAAGAAAAAAGATATGCTTTTAACGATGTAGTATTAACACGATCATCCGTACCTCAAATGATACATATTGAAACACTTGTTGATTCTAGACCTTTTAATACATACTACGGTGACGGTGTTATTGTTTCAACTCCAACCGGTTCTACTGCTTATAACTTATCAGCGGGAGGGCCGGTTATGTTTCCTTTAACAAATGTATTTGCTTTAACACCTATTTGTCCGCATTCTTTAACCCAAAGACCTGTCGTATTACCGGGGAAATATCCAATAGAGATGAAAACATCAAGTGAGAGAGCATTGGTTATTTTTGACGGTCAAGATACAGTTGAGCTTGGTCTTGGTGAGAGCATAGATATAAAACTTGCTTCTAAGATGGTTAAATTGATTCACAAAGAAGACTTCAACTATTTTGAGATATTAAAAGAAAAATTAAGTTGGGGAGACTAG
- a CDS encoding EAL and HDOD domain-containing protein, protein MGNNTYIAKQPILNTNGEIFAYELLYRDTEVSSNIKNRKQATVSVLSSVINKFGVNKLLGDYKAFVKADKEFIMHSVINTIPKEYFIFSLQFEEKVKEKVKNKIAQLSKEGYKFAINDTILNEDVLKNYESIMEYISYIKIDVETPLSNMSIIKDFDIETIATKVENSEKETIAKKMDVDFVQGYFFAMPKIEKQEKFDSEVENIIRLCNKIMQDCSIDEIVDEFEKSPIISIQLLKFINSGLFHFRQKLSSIKQVVTLVGKTKLTQWLMLMIYSTPRGEGIVNTLLFDRVRSRTYLMQEIAKLLDKTMISSSYFVGVISLMDTLLGIKKRVLLHELHVDKEIKDAILKKDGILGEILSFAIALEEFNTEFIDKFIQKYNIPQDSFEYLSLNASGDLRDI, encoded by the coding sequence ATGGGAAATAATACTTATATAGCAAAACAGCCAATATTAAATACAAACGGCGAAATATTTGCGTATGAACTTTTATACAGGGATACTGAAGTCTCATCCAATATTAAAAACCGTAAACAAGCCACAGTTTCAGTACTTAGCTCGGTCATAAATAAATTTGGTGTAAATAAACTCTTGGGTGATTATAAAGCTTTTGTCAAAGCTGATAAAGAGTTTATTATGCATAGTGTAATAAATACGATTCCTAAGGAATATTTTATCTTTTCTTTACAATTTGAAGAAAAAGTAAAAGAGAAAGTAAAAAACAAGATAGCCCAACTCAGTAAAGAGGGCTACAAGTTTGCAATAAACGATACGATTTTAAATGAAGATGTACTTAAAAATTATGAAAGCATAATGGAATATATAAGTTATATAAAAATTGATGTAGAGACCCCTTTAAGTAATATGTCTATAATAAAGGATTTTGATATAGAGACTATTGCAACAAAAGTTGAAAATAGTGAAAAAGAAACTATTGCAAAAAAAATGGATGTTGACTTTGTTCAAGGTTATTTTTTCGCAATGCCAAAAATAGAAAAACAAGAAAAGTTTGATTCGGAAGTGGAGAATATAATTCGCTTATGCAATAAAATTATGCAAGATTGCAGTATTGATGAGATAGTAGATGAATTTGAAAAAAGTCCTATAATCTCAATTCAGTTACTGAAATTTATAAATTCGGGTCTATTTCATTTTAGACAAAAATTATCATCTATTAAACAAGTCGTTACACTTGTAGGTAAAACAAAACTGACTCAATGGTTAATGCTTATGATATATTCAACACCAAGAGGTGAGGGTATAGTCAATACTTTACTCTTTGATAGGGTAAGAAGTAGAACATACCTTATGCAAGAGATAGCAAAATTGCTTGATAAGACAATGATATCCAGCTCATATTTTGTGGGTGTTATATCTTTAATGGATACTCTTCTTGGTATAAAAAAAAGAGTGCTTTTGCATGAATTGCATGTGGATAAAGAGATAAAAGATGCAATATTAAAAAAGGATGGTATTTTAGGTGAAATACTAAGTTTTGCTATAGCACTTGAAGAGTTTAATACCGAATTTATCGATAAGTTTATACAAAAGTATAATATCCCTCAAGATTCTTTTGAGTATCTTAGTTTAAATGCCTCAGGTGATTTAAGAGACATTTAA
- a CDS encoding lytic transglycosylase domain-containing protein, whose product MKYFLLLLIPFALFGNLNYAFNHNEEIKILDSFDIDASFLFDKKLNDMRVRNSQVYRSKHFFHAMDHAYIYIPAVKKILSQYNIPPEFLYLAMAESNFSNRAYSRKRAAGLWQFMPSTGKSFGLRIDEYVDERRDPIKSTKAAAKYLSSLYKRFGKWYLAAIAYNCGGGRLSKAIKEAGSDDLSILLNKKKRYLPRESRLYIRKIVSFALLGYDDKFLLESEYAHILNRASAFSMSTVKLPSGESLKRFAKTIDLPLKTLKKLNRHLKYDFVPPYKKDYEVYIPYVKLNDFKQKYRRDSVKNIYKIHVVSNGDNLSYIGKKYGVPYKVIMDFNNLKHTRLKLKQKLIVPIDVTSKTVKINTKHYYLVKKGDTLESISKAHKVSIKNIRQQNRLRGSLIRVGERLKIYE is encoded by the coding sequence TTGAAATATTTTTTATTACTCCTTATACCGTTTGCACTTTTTGGTAATCTAAATTATGCTTTTAATCATAATGAAGAGATTAAAATACTAGACTCGTTTGATATCGATGCTTCGTTTTTATTTGATAAAAAACTCAACGATATGAGAGTAAGAAATTCGCAAGTATATAGAAGTAAACACTTCTTTCATGCCATGGATCATGCGTATATTTATATACCTGCAGTTAAAAAAATACTCTCCCAATACAATATTCCACCTGAATTTTTATACTTAGCAATGGCTGAGTCAAATTTTTCCAACAGAGCATATTCGAGAAAAAGAGCAGCAGGCTTATGGCAATTTATGCCTTCAACCGGAAAAAGTTTCGGACTTAGAATAGATGAATATGTAGATGAAAGACGTGATCCTATTAAATCTACCAAGGCAGCGGCTAAATATCTATCATCACTTTATAAGCGCTTTGGTAAATGGTATTTAGCGGCAATAGCATATAACTGTGGAGGTGGTAGGTTAAGTAAAGCTATTAAAGAGGCAGGTAGTGATGATTTGTCTATTTTGCTAAATAAAAAGAAAAGATATCTTCCGCGTGAGAGTAGATTATATATTAGAAAAATTGTATCATTTGCATTGCTTGGTTATGATGATAAATTTTTACTAGAGAGTGAATATGCACATATTCTTAACCGTGCCAGTGCCTTTTCTATGTCTACGGTAAAACTTCCAAGTGGAGAATCCCTTAAGAGATTTGCGAAAACTATTGATTTACCTTTAAAAACTTTAAAAAAATTAAACAGACACTTAAAATATGATTTTGTTCCCCCTTATAAAAAAGATTATGAAGTGTATATACCATATGTTAAATTAAATGATTTTAAACAAAAATATCGAAGAGATTCTGTTAAAAATATATATAAAATTCATGTTGTGTCAAACGGAGACAATCTGTCATATATAGGAAAAAAATACGGTGTTCCTTATAAAGTTATTATGGATTTCAACAACTTAAAACATACTCGTTTGAAATTGAAACAAAAACTTATCGTGCCGATTGACGTAACTTCAAAAACCGTAAAAATAAATACAAAACATTACTACCTTGTAAAAAAAGGAGATACTTTAGAGTCTATATCAAAAGCTCATAAAGTAAGTATAAAAAATATAAGACAACAAAATAGACTAAGAGGCAGTTTGATAAGAGTAGGGGAGAGGCTAAAAATATATGAATAA
- a CDS encoding adenylate kinase, with amino-acid sequence MKKLFLIIGAPGSGKTTDAELIAKENESITHYSAGDMFRSEVASGSERGKLIDSFISKGEIVPIDIAIETIVSAIKKAPTKVVIIDGYPRSVEQMQALDAYLNNENGVELSNVIEVSVSEVVARNRVLGRARGADDNNEVFNNRMKVYTGPLKAIQKFYENKNILKVIDGERTIEEIVRDMEMFILSKI; translated from the coding sequence ATGAAAAAACTTTTTTTAATTATTGGAGCACCAGGTAGCGGTAAAACTACCGATGCCGAACTTATAGCTAAAGAGAACGAGTCTATTACTCATTATTCTGCCGGAGATATGTTTCGTTCAGAAGTTGCCAGCGGTAGTGAGCGTGGTAAACTAATTGACTCTTTTATATCTAAAGGTGAAATCGTACCTATAGATATAGCCATAGAAACTATAGTCAGTGCAATAAAAAAAGCCCCTACCAAGGTAGTAATCATAGATGGTTATCCAAGGAGTGTTGAGCAGATGCAAGCACTGGATGCCTACTTAAATAATGAAAACGGCGTTGAACTTAGCAACGTTATTGAAGTTAGTGTTAGTGAAGTTGTAGCACGTAATAGAGTCCTTGGACGTGCACGTGGAGCTGATGACAATAATGAAGTCTTTAATAACCGTATGAAAGTATATACAGGTCCGCTAAAAGCTATACAAAAATTTTACGAAAATAAAAACATATTAAAAGTTATTGACGGAGAGCGAACTATCGAAGAGATAGTTAGAGATATGGAGATGTTTATATTATCTAAAATATAA
- the aspS gene encoding aspartate--tRNA ligase — translation MRTHYCTDLNETNVGEEVTLTGWANSYRDHGGIIFIDLRDKTGLIQLTCDPEDSKTAHEAADKVRDEFVLVARGKVRHRGEGLVNPRLKTGAIEIVVSELTIENKAKPMPFTLGDPNVSEDVKLKYRYLELRDPAMYEAFRLRSKAAIAARNVLDANGFLEVETPILTKSTPEGARDYLVPSRVHSGEFYALPQSPQLFKQLLMVGGFDRYFQIAKCFRDEDLRADRQPEFTQIDVEMSFCNQEDVIKVAEDLLEGIFSACDIEVKAPFNRIKYRDAMEWYGSDKPDLRYDLKMVDVIDIFERCDNEIFSKIAAQPHKNRIKALKVPGADLVFSKREMKSFEDFVRKFGASGLGYFQMKEDGLKGPLIKFFSDDDIQAIIDRTELEVGDVVFFGAGEKKLVWDYMGRFRNFIAEHEKMNLVDSDKYEFVWVVDFPMFEVEDGRVKALHHPFTQPVDTDKDDVEEIESIAYDIVLNGTELGGGSIRIHKEEVQEEIFKLLGIEEEEAQEKFGFLLDALKFGAPPHGGFAMGFDRMMMLISKKSSIRDVIAFPKTQKASCILTQAPSEVDNAQLRDLHIRLREKKQ, via the coding sequence ATGAGAACTCATTATTGTACAGATTTAAATGAAACAAATGTTGGCGAAGAAGTTACGCTAACGGGTTGGGCAAATAGCTACCGTGATCATGGTGGTATTATTTTTATTGACTTAAGAGACAAAACAGGCCTTATTCAACTTACTTGTGACCCGGAGGACAGCAAAACAGCTCATGAAGCAGCGGATAAGGTTCGTGATGAGTTTGTTTTAGTTGCTAGAGGTAAAGTTCGTCATCGTGGAGAAGGCTTGGTTAATCCTAGACTTAAAACAGGTGCTATTGAAATAGTTGTGAGTGAACTTACAATAGAAAATAAAGCAAAACCAATGCCTTTTACGCTTGGTGATCCAAACGTTAGTGAAGACGTAAAGTTAAAATACAGATACCTAGAACTTCGTGATCCAGCTATGTATGAAGCATTTCGTCTTCGCTCAAAAGCAGCAATTGCAGCTAGAAACGTACTGGATGCAAACGGGTTTTTAGAAGTTGAAACTCCGATTTTAACCAAATCGACTCCAGAAGGCGCAAGAGATTATCTTGTACCTTCTCGTGTACACAGCGGTGAATTTTATGCTCTTCCTCAGTCTCCACAACTTTTCAAACAACTATTAATGGTGGGTGGATTTGATAGGTATTTCCAAATCGCAAAATGTTTCCGTGATGAAGATTTACGTGCAGATCGCCAACCTGAATTTACTCAGATAGATGTTGAAATGAGCTTCTGTAATCAAGAGGATGTTATTAAAGTTGCCGAAGATTTACTTGAAGGTATCTTCAGTGCTTGTGATATAGAAGTAAAAGCACCTTTTAACCGCATCAAATATCGTGACGCTATGGAATGGTACGGTTCTGACAAACCTGATTTAAGATATGACTTAAAAATGGTAGATGTTATTGATATTTTTGAGAGATGCGATAATGAAATCTTTTCTAAAATAGCAGCGCAACCGCACAAAAACCGTATCAAAGCTTTAAAAGTTCCTGGAGCTGACTTAGTTTTTTCAAAAAGAGAGATGAAAAGTTTTGAAGACTTTGTAAGAAAATTCGGAGCAAGCGGTCTCGGATACTTTCAAATGAAAGAAGACGGTCTAAAAGGTCCACTTATTAAATTCTTCTCTGATGATGACATTCAAGCTATTATCGATAGAACGGAATTAGAAGTAGGCGACGTAGTATTCTTCGGTGCAGGTGAGAAAAAACTTGTATGGGATTATATGGGTCGTTTTAGAAACTTTATTGCCGAGCATGAAAAAATGAACTTAGTTGATTCAGATAAATACGAATTTGTATGGGTAGTAGACTTTCCGATGTTTGAAGTTGAAGATGGACGTGTAAAAGCATTACACCACCCATTTACACAGCCTGTTGATACCGACAAGGATGATGTTGAAGAGATTGAATCTATTGCATATGATATTGTACTTAACGGTACCGAGCTTGGCGGTGGTTCCATCCGTATCCACAAAGAAGAAGTTCAAGAAGAGATTTTTAAACTTCTAGGCATAGAAGAGGAAGAAGCTCAGGAAAAATTTGGTTTCTTACTAGATGCTCTTAAATTCGGTGCACCCCCGCATGGTGGTTTCGCTATGGGATTTGACAGAATGATGATGCTAATTTCTAAAAAATCAAGCATCCGTGATGTTATAGCATTCCCTAAAACTCAAAAAGCATCTTGTATCCTTACTCAGGCACCAAGTGAAGTTGATAACGCACAACTAAGGGATTTACATATCCGTTTGCGTGAGAAAAAACAGTAA
- a CDS encoding tetrahydrodipicolinate N-succinyltransferase N-terminal domain-containing protein, which yields METIQTADAFKALIEDIKKIDGYRDPLAFGIARVDLGQLNVDKSLQATYPIINWDENFGSAAVFVKALSEQGINVDFSQTEVVCNINLEFLKSCLNAFTPFADEAYGDAHKNIQVVSALYTQLIENGMIEGEYKVTFIYDDAALKSVEATYLKLYAISQAKVGLREICLDGAFGALPNVAWSNGQPIELDYLREFEIELKLANEFPHIDFVDKFPRFLQHIIPADNTRILDTSKVRFGAQLAAGTTVMPGASYINFNAGTTGVSMVEGRISSSAIVGDGSDVGGGASILGVLSGTDGNPISIGKNCLLGANSVCGIPLGDGCIIDAGIAILEGTKIAIHPEELKKIMDVNTNMRMEGEIFKGKQLAGLYGIHYRQNSLTGEITASRSTREIKLNADLH from the coding sequence ATGGAAACAATTCAAACAGCAGATGCTTTTAAAGCACTTATTGAAGACATAAAAAAGATAGATGGATATAGGGATCCTCTAGCATTTGGTATTGCAAGAGTTGATTTAGGTCAGTTAAACGTAGATAAAAGCTTACAAGCTACTTACCCAATAATTAACTGGGATGAAAACTTTGGAAGTGCAGCAGTATTTGTTAAAGCCCTTTCAGAACAAGGGATTAATGTAGATTTTTCACAAACTGAAGTTGTTTGTAACATAAACTTAGAATTTTTAAAATCTTGTTTAAATGCCTTTACTCCTTTTGCAGATGAAGCTTATGGTGATGCACACAAAAATATCCAAGTTGTTTCTGCTCTATATACACAACTGATAGAAAACGGTATGATAGAAGGGGAATATAAAGTTACTTTTATTTATGACGACGCAGCTCTAAAAAGTGTTGAAGCAACTTATTTAAAGCTATATGCTATCTCTCAAGCTAAAGTAGGATTACGCGAAATCTGTCTTGATGGTGCTTTTGGAGCTCTACCAAACGTTGCATGGAGCAATGGGCAACCGATAGAACTTGATTATCTAAGAGAGTTTGAGATTGAATTAAAACTAGCAAATGAATTTCCACATATTGACTTTGTAGATAAATTCCCTAGATTCTTACAACACATTATTCCTGCGGATAATACTCGCATACTTGATACTTCAAAAGTGCGTTTTGGTGCTCAACTTGCAGCAGGTACTACAGTTATGCCTGGTGCTTCATACATTAATTTTAATGCCGGAACTACGGGTGTGAGTATGGTTGAGGGTCGTATCAGTTCTTCTGCTATCGTTGGTGACGGTAGCGATGTAGGTGGTGGAGCTTCAATACTTGGTGTACTAAGCGGAACTGACGGGAACCCTATCTCAATCGGCAAAAACTGTTTATTAGGTGCAAACTCTGTTTGTGGAATACCTTTAGGTGACGGGTGTATCATTGACGCAGGTATCGCTATTTTAGAGGGTACAAAAATTGCCATTCATCCTGAAGAATTGAAAAAAATCATGGATGTTAACACAAATATGAGAATGGAAGGTGAAATTTTCAAAGGTAAACAACTAGCAGGTCTTTATGGAATTCACTATAGACAGAACTCTCTTACAGGTGAAATAACAGCTTCTCGTTCAACTAGAGAAATAAAGCTAAACGCTGATCTACACTAA
- a CDS encoding AAA family ATPase yields the protein MIERFFLKDYLSFKEVELNLSSGLIVFTGPSGSGKSILINSILSSLGNSNCEASVCESSTSWEFDGNEYGLECDDINVFKHIKKEKSRYFINNQSVSKKSIQNISAKHLRYLSLKDYSDFENENLLNILDARIEKKLKNIFLLKDKYKKTFLKHKELFLELKNIEDEEKRIVELKEFAKFEIEKIESINPSENEDVELLEIKKELSKKEKVLESLSYANEIFNNEHNVFNALDALEIDSAFFSDAMNELRATLDGAEEKFSALEEVDVEEVLNRLEELSEIKRRYGSIKEALEYKENKKIELQKYENIEVTKDELQKKVEQLNIQSDDLAEKLTKLRTDELSLFEKDLNSYLNELYLDNCNVFIKNIDRNELGKDEISISLNGAGLDKISTGEFNRLRLAILALKTENMNKNGGVLMLDEIDANLSGEESMSVAKVLKKLSKYFQVFVISHQPQLTSMGDQHFLVHKENGESKVTRLDFENRIDEIARIISGDKISDEAKKFARELLEG from the coding sequence ATGATTGAGAGATTTTTTTTAAAAGATTATTTGAGTTTTAAAGAAGTTGAGTTAAATTTATCAAGTGGTTTAATAGTATTTACAGGTCCTAGCGGTAGCGGTAAATCTATACTTATTAATTCAATACTCTCTTCTCTTGGAAATTCAAACTGTGAAGCAAGCGTATGTGAATCTTCAACTTCCTGGGAGTTTGACGGAAATGAGTATGGGCTTGAGTGTGATGATATTAATGTTTTTAAACATATAAAAAAAGAAAAATCCAGATATTTTATAAATAATCAAAGCGTATCTAAAAAATCTATACAAAATATATCTGCAAAGCATTTAAGATATCTTAGTCTAAAAGATTATTCAGATTTTGAAAATGAAAATTTATTAAATATACTTGATGCTCGAATAGAAAAAAAATTAAAAAATATTTTTTTACTAAAAGATAAGTATAAAAAAACTTTTTTGAAACATAAAGAACTGTTTTTAGAACTAAAAAATATAGAAGATGAAGAAAAAAGGATAGTAGAACTAAAAGAGTTTGCCAAATTTGAAATAGAAAAGATTGAGAGCATAAATCCTAGCGAGAATGAAGATGTTGAGTTGCTTGAAATTAAAAAAGAACTATCTAAAAAAGAGAAAGTTTTAGAGTCCTTATCATATGCAAATGAAATTTTCAATAACGAACACAATGTTTTTAATGCACTGGATGCATTAGAGATAGATAGTGCTTTTTTTAGTGATGCCATGAATGAACTTAGAGCAACACTAGATGGAGCTGAAGAGAAGTTTTCGGCTCTTGAAGAAGTTGATGTAGAAGAGGTTTTAAACAGGCTAGAAGAGTTAAGTGAAATAAAAAGAAGATACGGAAGCATAAAGGAAGCCTTAGAATATAAAGAAAATAAAAAAATCGAACTTCAAAAGTATGAAAATATCGAAGTAACAAAAGACGAGCTTCAAAAAAAAGTAGAACAACTTAATATTCAAAGTGATGATTTAGCTGAAAAACTTACTAAATTAAGAACAGATGAGCTTTCTTTATTTGAAAAAGATTTAAACAGTTATCTAAATGAATTATATTTAGACAACTGTAATGTTTTTATAAAAAATATTGACAGAAATGAACTTGGAAAGGATGAGATAAGCATCTCTTTAAACGGTGCAGGATTAGATAAAATAAGTACAGGTGAATTTAACAGGTTAAGACTTGCTATACTTGCTTTAAAAACGGAAAATATGAATAAAAACGGTGGCGTTTTGATGCTAGACGAAATAGATGCAAACTTAAGTGGAGAGGAGTCTATGAGTGTTGCCAAAGTTCTTAAAAAACTGTCCAAATATTTTCAGGTATTTGTTATATCTCATCAGCCACAACTTACATCTATGGGAGATCAACACTTTTTAGTTCACAAAGAAAACGGTGAATCAAAGGTAACCCGACTTGATTTTGAAAATAGGATAGATGAAATAGCAAGAATAATTAGCGGGGATAAAATAAGTGATGAAGCTAAAAAATTTGCCAGAGAACTTTTAGAGGGTTAG
- a CDS encoding DUF6166 domain-containing protein, with the protein MAIKHSNYVFKGHKALLGNRYVTYGELELPNRFDEYPKSKNGFDWGVNGSASLQLSYAILRQISTKEIASENAEKFLKDVVVSLHSRDWVLNSYDVADWISKNSTIIQETEDSDETSNYIAQNRAIYSKTKVVEKKSNVVKEVCKELGITQKALANILEVPEGTVSSWAVKNEIPRLGKKAIEFYIQNTKNQQIVDSYKNFIRLLNVS; encoded by the coding sequence ATGGCAATTAAACACAGCAATTATGTATTTAAAGGGCACAAAGCGCTTTTAGGAAATAGATATGTTACTTACGGAGAACTTGAGTTACCAAACAGATTTGATGAATACCCAAAATCAAAAAATGGATTTGACTGGGGTGTAAACGGTTCCGCTTCTCTTCAACTCTCATATGCAATACTTCGCCAAATAAGCACAAAAGAGATAGCAAGCGAAAATGCCGAAAAATTTTTAAAAGATGTTGTAGTTTCATTACATTCAAGAGATTGGGTCCTTAACTCATACGATGTAGCTGATTGGATATCAAAAAACTCAACTATAATACAGGAAACTGAAGATTCAGACGAAACTAGCAATTATATAGCTCAAAACAGAGCTATATACTCAAAAACGAAAGTTGTTGAGAAAAAAAGCAATGTTGTAAAAGAGGTATGTAAAGAACTAGGCATCACACAAAAAGCTTTGGCAAACATACTTGAAGTCCCTGAAGGTACAGTAAGTAGTTGGGCCGTAAAAAATGAAATTCCACGACTAGGAAAAAAAGCCATAGAGTTTTACATACAAAACACAAAAAATCAACAAATAGTTGATAGTTATAAAAACTTTATCAGACTTTTAAATGTCTCTTAA